A genomic region of Deinococcus sp. KSM4-11 contains the following coding sequences:
- a CDS encoding OsmC family protein, with translation MNKSLNITWLGEQRYVGVNPSGQQLLIDNSPTKIGVSPMDALLGALATCTAVDVVDIMAKKRTPLRAYRIEVVGERAETHPKRYTHITVRHIASGDGVTAEALGKAAHLSHEKYCSVAASLNSEIIVEAVVEDTPVSV, from the coding sequence ATGAACAAGTCCCTGAACATCACCTGGCTGGGCGAGCAGCGCTATGTGGGCGTGAATCCCTCCGGACAACAGCTGTTGATCGACAACTCACCCACGAAAATCGGGGTCTCGCCCATGGACGCCCTGCTGGGCGCGCTGGCCACCTGCACGGCCGTGGACGTGGTGGACATCATGGCCAAGAAACGCACGCCGCTCCGTGCGTACCGGATCGAGGTGGTGGGCGAACGTGCCGAGACCCACCCGAAGCGGTACACCCACATCACCGTGCGGCACATTGCCAGCGGTGACGGCGTGACCGCCGAGGCGCTGGGCAAGGCGGCACACCTCAGTCACGAGAAATACTGCTCCGTGGCGGCCTCGCTGAACTCGGAGATCATCGTCGAGGCGGTTGTGGAGGACACTCCGGTATCTGTCTGA